One Deinococcus reticulitermitis genomic region harbors:
- the accD gene encoding acetyl-CoA carboxylase, carboxyltransferase subunit beta codes for MALDRFFRRRRPQQTTTEGPEFDLWTQCPGCKEGLYNRELEQNAYVCPRCGHHLRLDAGKRVELLADPGSFEQLSGRVRPTDPLGFEDTEPYTTRLERAQRKAGRPDAILTGRASISGMAVTLAVMDFAFSGGSMGSVVGEEIARAAEHAAERGVPLVMVAASGGARMQESALSLMQMAKTTVALEALTERGVPYVSILTDPTTGGVTASFATVADVILAEPGALIGFAGPRVIQQTIRQSLPEGFQRAEFLLEHGMVDDVVDRREHRAYLVRLLGVLTHREVSA; via the coding sequence ATGGCCCTCGACCGCTTTTTTCGCCGCCGCCGCCCTCAGCAGACGACCACTGAGGGGCCGGAGTTCGACCTGTGGACGCAGTGTCCGGGCTGCAAGGAAGGGCTGTACAACCGTGAACTCGAGCAAAATGCTTACGTCTGCCCGCGCTGCGGCCATCACCTGCGGCTGGACGCGGGCAAGCGGGTAGAGCTGCTCGCCGACCCTGGCAGTTTCGAGCAGCTCTCGGGCCGCGTCAGGCCCACCGATCCGCTCGGCTTCGAGGACACCGAGCCTTACACCACTCGTCTGGAGCGCGCGCAGCGCAAGGCGGGCCGTCCCGACGCGATTTTGACCGGCCGGGCGAGTATCAGCGGGATGGCCGTGACGCTCGCGGTGATGGATTTCGCCTTCTCGGGGGGCAGCATGGGCAGCGTGGTGGGAGAGGAGATCGCGCGCGCCGCCGAGCATGCCGCCGAGCGGGGTGTGCCGCTGGTGATGGTGGCCGCGAGTGGCGGGGCCAGGATGCAGGAAAGCGCCCTGTCGCTGATGCAGATGGCGAAGACCACGGTGGCGCTCGAAGCGCTGACCGAGCGCGGCGTGCCCTACGTGAGCATCCTCACCGATCCGACGACCGGGGGTGTGACGGCGAGTTTCGCCACGGTCGCCGACGTCATCCTGGCCGAGCCGGGCGCCCTGATCGGCTTTGCCGGGCCGCGCGTGATTCAGCAGACCATCCGCCAGAGCCTGCCTGAGGGCTTTCAGCGGGCCGAATTTCTGCTCGAGCACGGCATGGTCGACGATGTGGTGGACCGCCGCGAGCACCGCGCCTACCTCGTCCGGCTGCTCGGTGTGCTGACCCACCGCGAGGTGAGCGCGTGA